In Oryza brachyantha chromosome 1, ObraRS2, whole genome shotgun sequence, the following are encoded in one genomic region:
- the LOC102719637 gene encoding WAT1-related protein At5g64700-like: MGSTVPHGVAFLIRFIYGVMQILTKVAFTQGTSTSVLVFYRHIVATAVLLPVTLVVERKTAPPLSFKVSLKLFVHALYGMSASMNISSIGLNYASATSASAVQNLVPVLTFFLAVLLGVESLKLKMHHGVVKVSGIVFCAVGVTVLALYQGPDLKSFINHHLFPHTNSAGTHSLRNWILGIFLQSFATLMWALWAVLQGPLLEEYPSKLLNTTLQIVFATVQSFFMALVLERDFSRWKLGFDVGLVAIIYCGIVVSAISYYLQVWVIDKRGPVFLCMTVPLTLVITIILSLLIGEAVTLGSIISGALMVAGLYIVLWGKRIEQAAISSQGGHGEETARSDLEEQETAAAAPESQEGKDKIDSTN, translated from the exons ATGGGCAGCACTGTACCTCACGGTGTTGCATTTCTCATAAGGTTTATCTATGGAGTGATGCAGATACTGACCAAGGTTGCTTTTACCCAAGGCACAAGTACGTCTGTTCTTGTTTTCTACAGGCATATAGTAGCTACAGCAGTCTTACTGCCTGTCACTTTGGTAGTGGAAAG GAAAACTGCCCCACCACTGTCATTCAAAGTCTCTCTGAAGCTATTTGTGCATGCACTTTATGG GATGTCTGCTTCAATGAACATATCGAGCATTGGCCTCAATTATGCTTCAGCAACATCTGCTTCTGCAGTACAAAATCTTGTGCCAGTATTAACTTTCTTCTTGGCTGTTCTTCTGGG GGTGGAgtctttaaaattaaagatgCACCATGGAGTAGTAAAAGTTTCTGGCATAGTGTTTTGTGCTGTTGGAGTTACTGTACTAGCATTATACCAAGGACCTGATCTGAAGTCTTTCATCAACCACCACCTTTTTCCTCACACAAATAGTGCTGGTACTCATTCCCTGAGGAACTGGATACTGGGAATTTTCTTGCAGTCTTTTGCAACTTTAATGTGGGCTCTTTGGGCAGTACTTCAG GGCCCTTTGTTAGAGGAATACCCGTCTAAGCTACTCAACACAACTCTCCAGATAGTCTTTGCAACTGTTCAATCTTTTTTTATGGCTTTAGTGCTTGAGAGAGATTTTTCAAGATGGAAGCTGGGTTTCGATGTAGGTCTTGTTGCCATCATCTATTGT GGCATTGTTGTTTCTGCGATTTCATATTACCTGCAAGTTTGGGTAATTGACAAGAGGGGCCCAGTATTCTTGTGCATGACAGTACCCCTAACTCTGGTCATCACTATCATTCTTTCATTACTCATTGGAGAAGCAGTCACCCTGGGAAG CATAATAAGTGGAGCGCTGATGGTTGCTGGCCTGTATATCGTTCTCTGGGGGAAGAGGATAGAACAGGCAGCTATCAGCAGTCAAGGAGGTCATGGAGAAGAAACTGCGCGGTCGGATTTGGAGGAACAAGaaacagcagctgcagctccaGAATCTCAAGAAGGGAAAGACAAGATCGACTCGACGAACTGA
- the LOC102709602 gene encoding pentatricopeptide repeat-containing protein At4g38150, with amino-acid sequence MSLQIPARCGGLWRLLGGAGRRYSTGDRRRRVIREARQEEEDEAFLRTLNFGADPENNPPPPPPGRAGGAPDSSSPHAAFPTDILRRAAGKQQQQQQELPEGIAQKPIGQSLMEKLKLGDAAATSAAGNSGERPQPEREPTKPTPEHEPAQPEDVDEIFRKMKETGLIPNAVAMLDGLCKSGLVQEAMKLFGLMREKGSIPEVVVYTAVVEAFCKAGKLDDAVRIFRKMQGNGVIPNAFSYWLLIQGLCKGGRLDDAVEFCVAMFEAGHSPNAMTFVGLVDGVCKAKGVEEAEKLVRSFQDRNFAIDEKSIREHLDKKGPFSPVIWEVIFGKKKSGRPF; translated from the coding sequence ATGAGCTTGCAGATTCCGGCGAGATGCGGCGGCCTCTGGCGCCTCCTAGGAGGGGCGGGCAGGCGCTACTCGACTGGAGACCGCCGACGCAGGGTGATCCGCGAGGcgcggcaggaggaggaggacgaggccTTCCTCCGCACCCTCAACTTCGGTGCCGACCCCGAGAACAaccccccgcccccgccgcctggGCGTGCTGGAGGTGCCCCTGACTCTTCCTCCCCCCACGCTGCGTTCCCCACCGACATCctccgacgcgccgccgggaaacagcagcagcagcagcaggagctgCCCGAAGGGATTGCTCAGAAACCCATCGGGCAGTCCCTGATGGAGAAGCTTAAGCTGGGCGATGcagccgccacctccgccgcgggAAACAGCGGCGAGCGGCCGCAGCCTGAGCGCGAGCCGACGAAGCCGACGCCTGAGCACGAGCCGGCGCAGCCCGAGGACGTGGATGAGATCTTCAGGAAGATGAAGGAGACTGGGCTGATCCCGAACGCCGTCGCCATGCTCGACGGCCTATGCAAGAGCGGGCTGGTGCAGGAGGCCATGAAGCTGTTCGGCCTTATGCGAGAGAAGGGTTCCATCCCTGAGGTTGTCGTCTACACCGCTGTTGTTGAGGCTTTCTGCAAGGCGGGCAAGCTTGACGACGCCGTGAGGATCTTCAGGAAAATGCAGGGGAATGGGGTTATTCCGAATGCCTTCAGCTACTGGTTGCTAATACAGGGGCTGTGCAAGGGCGGTAGGCTGGATGATGCAGTTGAGTTCTGTGTGGCGATGTTTGAGGCGGGGCATTCGCCGAATGCCATGACCTTTGTGGGCTTGGTTGATGGGGTATGCAAGGCTAAGGGGGTGGAGGAGGCTGAGAAGCTTGTGAGGAGCTTCCAGGACAGGAACTTTGCTATTGATGAGAAGTCCATCAGGGAGCACCTGGACAAAAAAGGTCCATTCTCGCCGGTTATTTGGGAGGTGATCTTTGGAAAGAAGAAATCTGGCCGACCATTTTGA
- the LOC102719917 gene encoding pentatricopeptide repeat-containing protein At5g40400, with protein MSCKAVSRIPPSTLTSLLPRALDPRVAVVDLVAAHLTTGSDDAKPVGAELSRLLPYLGRDELTAVVLRTGHSHPLPTLRFLLALPPPVQPSPPHLAFLASSLASSGLFSQALHAFSSLLQLHPSHDALPTLLRSSATAPHPSLPGLLVKALLRHARLRDALRAALRAAAAGVPPDAAAFNALLAALSRAGQFDDLWAAHAVMARAGVRPNAHTFNILVAALCRGEDAERAQGFLEELEEQGFEPDVVTYNTLLSAYCRRGRLQDALHLFDVMPYRRVHPDLVSHTVVMDALCKAGRLRDAQRLFDRMIQSGLSPDAVAYSVLITGYCGEARLKEARFLLMEMVRSGLSSEGFALKVVIESHVKLGKLLTCLNMVSPIRKYGVVIPLQSYICLISALCEDMHPNAARSLLHWMIEDGHSPNMEMYNMIVECFCQCGIVEEALDIKVEMISREVRPDFSTYQALVTCFCRLGRSLDGESIMKEMIESGLQPNEAICAALVCGFCKEGALNRAELILKAFVLDFHVHCYESYNALMKAYCAARSSKESLALQDRMLELGFVPSSETCRSLILGLSKSIDLVSADDGFSCMSNKQNGGNTE; from the coding sequence aTGTCTTGCAAGGCCGTGTCGCGCATTCCGCCGAGCACCCTGACGTCGCTGCTCCCGCGCGCCCTCGacccgcgcgtcgccgtcgtcgacctcGTCGCGGCCCACCTCACCACCGGTTCCGACGACGCCAAGCCCGTCGGGGCCGAGCTCTCCCGCCTGCTCCCCTACCTCGGCCGCGACGagctcaccgccgtcgtcctccgcaCGGGCCACTCCCACCCGCTCCCGACCCTCCGCTTCCTCCtcgcgctcccgccgccggtgcaGCCGTCGCCTCCCCACCTTGCCTTCCTCGCGAGCTccctcgcctcctccggcCTCTTCTCCCAGGCGCTCCACGCGTTCTCCAGCCTCCTCCAGCTCCACCCGAGCCACGACGCCCTCCCCACGCTCCTCCGCTCcagcgccaccgcgccgcacCCCTCCCTCCCGGGCCTCCTCGTCAAGGCCCTCCTCCGCCACGCTCGCCTCCGCGACGCGCTCCGCGCCGCActccgcgcggcggccgcgggcgtCCCGCCCGACGCCGCGGCCTTCaacgccctcctcgccgcgctctcccGCGCGGGGCAGTTCGATGACCTGTGGGCCGCGCACGCCGTCATGGCGCGCGCCGGGGTGCGGCCCAACGCACACACGTTCAacatcctcgtcgccgccctgTGCCGCGGGGAGGACGCCGAGCGCGCGCAGGGGTTCCTCGAGGAGCTCGAGGAGCAGGGATTCGAGCCGGACGTTGTCACCTATAACACCCTTCTCTCAGCCTACTGCCGCAGGGGAAGGCTGCAAGACGCGCTCCACCTGTTCGACGTAATGCCATACAGACGTGTGCACCCAGACTTGGTCTCTCATACAGTTGTAATGGATGCACTCTGCAAGGCCGGGAGGTTGAGAGATGCTCAGCGGCTGTTTGACAGGATGATCCAGAGTGGGCTGAGCCCTGATGCTGTTGCTTATAGTGTACTTATCACAGGATACTGTGGCGAAGCGAGGTTAAAGGAGGCAAGGTTTCTGCTGATGGAAATGGTCAGGAGTGGGCTCTCATCAGAAGGGTTTGCTCTCAAGGTTGTCATCGAAAGTCATGTAAAACTTGGTAAGCTGCTCACCTGCTTGAACATGGTGTCACCTATAAGAAAGTATGGTGTTGTCATCCCATTGCAGAGTTACATTTGCTTGATTAGCGCATTATGCGAGGATATGCACCCTAATGCTGCCAGGAGTTTGTTGCATTGGATGATAGAGGATGGGCACAGCCCTAACATGGAGATGTATAATATGATTGTGGAGTGCTTCTGCCAATGTGGCATTGTGGAGGAGGCTTTAGATATCAAGGTTGAAATGATCTCAAGAGAAGTGAGACCAGATTTTAGTACTTACCAAGCACTAGTAACCTGCTTTTGCAGGTTGGGGAGGAGCTTAGACGGTGAATCAATCATGAAAGAGATGATTGAATCAGGTCTCCAACCAAATGAAGCTATTTGTGCTGCCTTGGTTTGTGGATTCTGCAAGGAAGGTGCTCTTAATAGGGCTGAATTAATTCTGAAGGCTTTTGTTCTTGATTTCCATGTCCATTGCTATGAAAGCTACAATGCTCTGATGAAGGCATACTGTGCAGCCAGGAGCAGCAAAGAATCGTTAGCATTGCAGGACAGGATGTTGGAACTGGGTTTTGTCCCAAGCAGTGAGACATGCAGATCGCTTATACTTGGCCTTTCAAAAAGTATTGATCTAGTTTCTGCTGACGATGGTTTTTCTTGCATGAGTAACAAGCAAAATGGTGGAAATACAGAGTGA
- the LOC102720197 gene encoding putative pectate lyase 21 → MGASCSTPFLTPASAAMAQHHHPPQPAPHPAAGPAMPYADADRTLRALAGAAEGFGRRAIGGLHGPIYRVTSLEDDGHGTLRQACRAHGPLWIVFDVSGTIHLRSYLRVSSHKTIDGRGQRVRLAGKGLQLKECHHVIVCNLEIEGGRGHDVDAVQIKPASTDIWIDRCSLADCDDGLIDITRGSTDITVSRCRFSRHDKTMLVGADPTHTGDRCIRVTIHHCFFDGTRQRHPRLRFGKAHLYNNYTRGWGIYAAGAGVEAQIASQCNIYEAGEKKAVFRYVPEKAADRDEAEAGWIRSEGDAFLNGARPCLVDGGPAVFRPEEYYDRWTMEAASPALKEVVQLCAGWQPVPRPPGE, encoded by the coding sequence ATGGGCGCCTCCTGCTCCACCCCCTTCCTCACTCCCGCCTCTGCCGCCATGGCGCAGCATCACCACCCGCCGCAGCCCGCTCCCCATCCCGCGGCCGGGCCCGCCATGCCctacgccgacgccgaccgcACCCTCCGCGCgctggccggcgccgccgaggggttcggccgccgcgccatcgGGGGGCTCCACGGCCCGATCTACCGCGTCACCTCCCTGGAGGACGACGGCCACGGCACCCTCCGCCAGGCGTGCCGCGCGCACGGCCCGCTCTGGATCGTCTTCGACGTCTCCGGCACCATCCACCTCCGCTCCTACCTCCGGGTCTCCTCCCACAAGACCATCGACGGGCGCGGGCAGCGGGTGCGCCTCGCCGGGAAGGGGCTCCAGCTCAAGGAGTGCCACCACGTGATCGTCTGCAACCTCGAGATCGAGGGCGGGCGCGGCCACGACGTGGACGCCGTCCAGATCAAGCCGGCCTCCACCGACATCTGGATCGACCGCTGCAGCCTCGCCGACTGCGACGACGGCCTCATCGACATCACCCGGGGCAGCACCGACATCACCGTCTCCAGGTGCCGGTTCTCCCGCCACGACAAGACGATGCTGGTCGGCGCCGACCCGACCCACACCGGCGACCGCTGCATCCGGGTCACCATCCACCACTGCTTCTTCGACGGCACGCGGCAGCGCCACCCGCGGCTCCGCTTCGGCAAGGCGCACCTGTACAACAACTACACCAGGGGGTGGGGCATctacgccgccggcgccggcgtggagGCGCAGATCGCGTCGCAGTGCAACATCTACGAGGCCGGGGAGAAGAAGGCGGTGTTCAGGTACGTGCCGGAGAAGGCGGCCGACcgggacgaggcggaggccggGTGGATCAGGTCGGAGGGCGACGCGTTCCTCAACGGCGCGCGGCCGTGCCTCGTGGACGGCGGGCCGGCGGTGTTCAGGCCGGAGGAGTACTACGACAGGTGGACCATGGaggccgcgtcgccggcgctcAAGGAGGTGGTGCAGCTGTGCGCCGGATGGCAGCCTGTGCCGAGGCCACCGGGCGAGTGA
- the LOC102709318 gene encoding 2-oxoglutarate and iron-dependent oxygenase JMJD4, producing MDRTAGGGRVKVVGQVERVDGATLSYGEFVDRFMRPNRPVVLTGLTSSWRACRDWTLAADRRGPDLEFLARSFPSPLVQVADCSSREFSDQKRLEMTMREFVDHWVGNSSNGDSEGPLLYLKDWHFVKEYPAYVAYTTPKFFADDWLNMYLDSHPIHRDSDIANHKNEINCADYRFVYMGSKGTWTPLHADVFRSYSWSANVCGRKLWLFLPPSQSHCIFDRNLRSSVYNINDEVSEKQFPEFNNTEWLECTQEQDEIIFVPSGWYHQVHNLDDTISINHNWFNGYNLHWVWNLLHEDYKVAKDYIEDIRDICDDFEGLCQRNLAANTGMNFYDFFVFITRFALANIVELYHIQKPKETALNSTETTNHFVYNLMSIRNVASKMTSTEAFNTENICNISEENQSAFSDIIKILEEESFRRLSVAMSKAYDHIYRGQRNCLKMRDSNQKGCLSMTCVKSDCDVVGHITSFVREIHGPADLVILIDSTLSDGKL from the exons ATGGACaggacggccggcggcggccgcgtgaAGGTGGTGGGGCAGGTGGAGCGGGTGGACGGCGCCACGCTGAGCTACGGGGAGTTCGTCGACCGCTTCATGAGGCCCAACCGCCCCGTCGTGCTGACGGGCCTCACCTCCTCCTGGCGCGCCTGCCGGGACTGgacgctcgccgccgaccgccgcggCCCCGACCTCGAGTTCCTCGCCCGGAGCTTCCCTTCTCCGCTCGTGCAG GTTGCTGACTGCTCCTCGAGGGAGTTCTCGGACCAGAAGCGGCTCGAGATGACAATGCGGGAGTTTGTCGACCACTGGGTTGGGAATTCTAGCAATGGAGATTCTGAAGGCCCCCTGCTGTATCTGAAAGATTGGCATTTTGTCAAG GAGTACCCTGCTTATGTTGCATACACCACCCCAAAATTCTTTGCCGATGATTGGCTCAACATGTATCTTGATAGCCATCCGATACATAGAGATTCTGACATTGCCAAccataaaaatgaaataaactGTGCTGACTATCGGTTTGTTTACATGGGATCAAAAG GGACTTGGACTCCTCTTCATGCTGATGTTTTTAGGTCATATAGCTGGTCGGCAAATGTATGCGGCAGAAAACTATGGCTCTTCCTTCCACCATCACAAAGTCATTGCATATTTGATAG GAACTTACGATCTTcagtatataatataaatgatgagGTTTCTGAAAAGCAGTTTCCTGAATTCAATAAT ACTGAATGGCTAGAGTGCACTCAGGAGCAGGATGAAATCATTTTTGTGCCTAGTGGGTGGTATCACCAAGTCCATAACCTG GATGATACTATATCAATAAACCATAATTGGTTTAATGGCTACAACCTTCATTGGGTG TGGAACTTGCTTCATGAAGACTACAAGGTTGCAAAGGATTATATTGAAGACATTCGGGACATATGTGATGATTTTGAGGGACTATGCCAACGCAACTTAGCAGCGAATACAG GCATGAACTTCTATGACTTCTTCGTCTTCATAACACGGTTTGCTTTAGCCAATATAGTTGAGCTTTACCATattcaaaagccaaaagagACTGCTCTCAATTCAACAGAAACTACTAACCACTTTGTCTATAATCTCATGTCAATACGAAATGTTGCATCAAAAATGACATCTACAGAGGCTTTCAATACTGAGAATATTTGTAACATCTCAGAAGAAAACCAGAGTGCTTTCTCtgatatcataaaaatattggaAGAGGAAAGTTTCAGAAGGTTATCGGTGGCGATGTCAAAGGCATATGATCACATTTACAGAGGACAGAGAAATTGTCTCAAAATGAGGGATTCAAATCAGAAGGGTTGTTTGTCAATGACCTGCGTGAAATCTGACTGTGATGTTGTTGGTCACATTACTTCTTTCGTGCGCGAGATTCATGGACCTGCAGATTTGGTAATACTAATTGATAGTACTCTTTCTGAtggaaaattataa